One stretch of Lachnospiraceae bacterium oral taxon 096 DNA includes these proteins:
- a CDS encoding trypsin-like peptidase domain-containing protein, whose translation MDNKNIFDHENIENTENTQNVENTEEVNHITEDISDFEDAGMSAYEKVSKEIEKEREEREKEEEKMADKQTVEQEIEKDIPVKKVKFKKRNSFAKRAVALVASAAVFGCVAGGTMVGVNKVAQQTGFVSSGKKVALGSNLASTGDVNSATTTATTENDSTTTSTLGSTADVSKIVEKAMPSVVAINGTQTVKQQNVFGRSQSYQAESSGSGIIIGENDEELLIVTNNHVIADTDSLSVVFVDNKEVKASVKGGDADNDIAVISVKLSDIPEETRKSITLASIGNSDNVKVGQGVVAIGNALGYGQSVTVGYISALNREVKTDANTSKSLMQTDAAINPGNSGGALLNMNGEVIGINSAKYSSTQVEGMGYAIPISKVQDIITSLSNKPTRTVVAEDKQGLLGIQGQDINDEISKAYDIPKGVYVYKIVENGAAAKSELQEKDVITKIDGDSVSNMEGLKKKLTYYASGEKVTLTVQRLNGSKYEEKQVEVTLGSKADMQQSSGTEETQKNRTNDGATAPEQGQSNDQSGLEDPFAQFFGN comes from the coding sequence ATGGATAACAAGAACATTTTTGATCATGAGAATATAGAAAATACAGAGAACACACAGAATGTGGAGAATACAGAGGAAGTAAATCATATCACAGAGGATATTAGTGATTTTGAGGATGCGGGAATGAGCGCATACGAAAAGGTCAGCAAGGAAATAGAAAAAGAGAGGGAAGAACGGGAAAAGGAGGAAGAAAAGATGGCTGATAAGCAAACAGTGGAGCAAGAAATTGAAAAAGACATTCCAGTAAAAAAGGTTAAGTTTAAAAAGAGAAATTCTTTTGCAAAGAGAGCGGTTGCATTGGTTGCTTCAGCAGCAGTCTTTGGCTGTGTAGCTGGTGGAACAATGGTTGGTGTCAACAAGGTTGCACAACAGACAGGATTTGTTTCCTCAGGAAAGAAGGTTGCACTTGGAAGTAATCTTGCATCCACTGGAGATGTAAATAGTGCAACAACTACAGCAACTACAGAAAATGATAGCACAACAACTTCTACACTTGGAAGTACCGCAGATGTATCGAAAATTGTAGAAAAGGCAATGCCATCCGTTGTGGCGATCAATGGTACACAGACTGTGAAACAACAGAATGTATTTGGTCGCTCCCAGTCCTATCAAGCGGAGTCCAGTGGTTCAGGTATTATTATTGGAGAAAATGATGAGGAACTTTTAATTGTCACCAATAACCATGTCATTGCAGACACAGATTCTTTGAGCGTTGTCTTTGTGGATAACAAGGAAGTAAAGGCCAGCGTAAAGGGTGGAGATGCCGACAATGATATTGCAGTCATTTCTGTTAAACTCTCCGATATTCCAGAGGAGACAAGAAAGAGCATTACATTGGCAAGTATCGGAAATTCGGACAATGTCAAGGTAGGTCAGGGTGTTGTAGCCATTGGTAATGCCCTTGGATATGGTCAGTCTGTAACCGTTGGATATATTTCTGCACTCAATCGTGAGGTAAAGACAGATGCCAATACTTCAAAGTCTTTGATGCAGACAGATGCAGCGATCAATCCAGGAAATTCAGGTGGTGCACTCTTAAATATGAATGGAGAAGTCATTGGCATTAATTCAGCAAAGTATTCTTCTACACAGGTAGAGGGTATGGGTTATGCAATTCCAATTTCTAAGGTTCAAGATATTATTACAAGCTTATCAAATAAGCCAACCAGAACCGTTGTTGCCGAGGATAAGCAGGGGCTTTTGGGTATTCAGGGACAGGACATCAATGATGAGATCTCCAAGGCCTATGATATTCCAAAGGGTGTGTATGTCTATAAGATTGTTGAAAATGGGGCAGCAGCAAAGTCTGAATTGCAGGAAAAGGATGTGATCACAAAGATTGATGGAGATAGTGTAAGCAATATGGAAGGCTTGAAGAAGAAGCTGACCTACTATGCAAGTGGTGAGAAAGTGACCTTGACCGTACAGCGATTAAATGGAAGCAAGTACGAGGAAAAACAAGTAGAAGTTACTTTAGGATCAAAGGCAGATATGCAGCAGTCGTCTGGTACAGAAGAAACACAAAAGAATAGAACAAATGATGGTGCAACTGCACCAGAACAAGGTCAAAGCAATGATCAGAGTGGATTGGAAGATCCATTTGCACAGTTCTTTGGAAACTAG
- a CDS encoding pyridoxal phosphate-dependent aminotransferase codes for MEKYNFDQIIDRRGTNCLKYDFAVERGKDADVLPLWVADMDFQVADGIRERLHQSVEHGIFGYSESKEDYYQAVAGWYRENFSWEPKKSWLVKTPGVVFAIAMAVQAYTKPGDGVLIQQPVYYPFSEVIKDNGRNIVNSPLVLRDGQYKMDFEDFEKKIVENKVKLFLLCSPHNPVGRVWDKAELERVGEICLRHHVIVFSDEIHSDFTYGKKHFVFSSLRPEFEKISIVATAPSKTFNIASFQVSNVWIADEKLRNGFKRVKSSAGYSQLNGLGLVACQAAYETGRDWLDQVKLYIKENLDFTREYLEEHLPKLKLIEPEGTYLIWIDFRALGLSEEEREELICKKAKLWLDSGAIFGVDGEGFERINIACPRSVLKEALDRLREVFGNL; via the coding sequence ATGGAGAAATATAATTTTGATCAGATTATTGACCGCAGGGGAACAAATTGCTTAAAGTATGATTTTGCTGTGGAGAGAGGAAAAGATGCAGATGTGTTGCCACTTTGGGTTGCCGATATGGACTTTCAAGTGGCAGATGGGATTAGAGAAAGACTGCACCAAAGTGTAGAACATGGCATTTTTGGTTACAGTGAGTCAAAAGAGGATTACTATCAAGCTGTTGCAGGTTGGTATAGAGAAAATTTCTCTTGGGAACCAAAAAAGAGCTGGTTAGTAAAGACTCCAGGCGTAGTATTTGCAATTGCTATGGCTGTGCAGGCCTATACAAAGCCAGGGGATGGGGTATTAATTCAACAACCAGTTTATTATCCATTTAGTGAAGTCATTAAGGATAATGGAAGAAATATTGTGAATAGCCCACTGGTTCTTAGAGATGGTCAATATAAAATGGATTTTGAGGATTTTGAAAAGAAAATTGTAGAAAATAAGGTGAAGTTATTTTTGCTTTGCAGTCCACATAATCCAGTGGGGAGAGTGTGGGATAAAGCAGAGCTGGAGAGAGTGGGAGAAATTTGCCTTCGTCACCATGTGATTGTCTTTTCGGATGAGATCCATTCAGACTTTACTTATGGAAAGAAACATTTTGTCTTTTCAAGTTTAAGACCAGAATTTGAAAAAATTTCTATTGTGGCAACAGCACCGTCAAAGACATTTAATATTGCCAGTTTTCAAGTTTCCAATGTTTGGATTGCTGATGAAAAATTGAGAAATGGATTTAAAAGAGTAAAGAGTAGTGCAGGATACAGCCAGCTCAATGGTCTGGGACTGGTGGCTTGTCAGGCAGCGTATGAGACAGGAAGAGATTGGCTTGATCAGGTAAAGCTCTATATTAAAGAGAATCTTGATTTTACCAGAGAGTATTTAGAGGAGCATTTGCCAAAATTAAAGTTAATCGAGCCAGAGGGAACCTATTTAATTTGGATTGATTTTCGTGCACTTGGTTTGAGTGAAGAAGAGAGAGAAGAGTTGATTTGTAAAAAGGCAAAGTTGTGGCTTGATAGTGGTGCGATTTTTGGTGTGGATGGTGAAGGATTTGAGAGAATCAATATTGCCTGTCCAAGAAGTGTACTCAAGGAGGCCCTAGATCGATTGAGAGAAGTCTTTGGAAATTTATAG
- a CDS encoding PLP-dependent transferase produces MNKYNIETLCVHNGQNITDDHAFGAISVPIYQSATFAHPGIGQTTGYYYTRESNPTRTELEEIVNTLEHAYDTVATSSGMAALSIVLELFGEGDHFVCSEDLYGGSVRIFDTIGVERGREFSYVDTTDLAVVEASIKENTKAIYIETPSNPTMQVSDLVAVSEIAKKHGALLIVDNTFLSPYFQNPIDLGADIVVHSGTKYLGGHNDTLSGFLSVNTKELAEKVRLLYKTIGMQLSPFDSYLMIRGIKTLAVRMERQQENAMKIAQWLKQNDRVEKVYYVGLPEHPGYEINKKQARGFGAMISFTLKDEKTARKILENVKVFSYAESLGGVESLITYPMLQTHGDVPVEIRERLGITETFLRMSVGIENVDDLIADLDQAFGEKE; encoded by the coding sequence ATGAACAAATATAATATCGAGACGCTTTGCGTTCACAATGGACAAAATATCACGGATGATCATGCATTTGGGGCAATTTCTGTGCCAATTTATCAATCAGCAACCTTTGCTCATCCAGGAATTGGACAGACCACAGGCTATTATTACACGAGGGAGAGCAATCCAACCAGAACAGAATTGGAAGAGATAGTCAATACATTGGAGCACGCTTATGACACCGTGGCCACATCATCAGGAATGGCCGCACTGAGCATTGTGCTTGAACTTTTTGGCGAGGGAGATCACTTTGTATGTTCAGAGGACTTGTATGGAGGATCGGTACGAATTTTTGACACCATTGGTGTAGAAAGAGGAAGAGAATTTTCTTATGTTGATACCACAGACTTAGCTGTAGTGGAAGCTTCAATCAAAGAAAACACAAAGGCCATTTATATTGAGACGCCAAGCAATCCAACCATGCAGGTGAGTGATTTAGTTGCTGTCTCAGAAATTGCAAAAAAGCATGGTGCACTTCTTATTGTGGATAATACATTTTTATCTCCATATTTCCAAAATCCGATTGATCTTGGTGCAGATATTGTAGTTCACAGTGGAACAAAATATCTAGGTGGACATAATGATACATTGTCGGGATTTTTAAGTGTCAATACAAAGGAACTTGCAGAAAAGGTAAGACTACTCTATAAGACGATCGGGATGCAGCTTTCTCCATTTGACAGCTATTTAATGATCAGGGGAATTAAGACTTTGGCTGTTCGCATGGAAAGACAACAGGAAAATGCAATGAAGATTGCCCAGTGGTTAAAGCAAAATGACCGAGTGGAAAAGGTCTACTATGTTGGTCTTCCAGAGCATCCAGGATATGAGATTAACAAAAAGCAGGCAAGAGGATTTGGTGCAATGATTTCCTTTACCTTAAAGGACGAAAAGACAGCAAGAAAAATCCTTGAAAATGTCAAGGTGTTTAGCTATGCGGAGAGCCTTGGAGGAGTAGAATCTTTAATTACTTATCCAATGCTTCAGACACATGGAGATGTTCCAGTAGAAATTCGTGAGCGTCTTGGCATTACAGAGACATTCCTTAGAATGTCGGTAGGAATTGAAAATGTAGATGATTTGATTGCTGACCTTGATCAAGCCTTTGGCGAAAAGGAGTAA